One window from the genome of Anolis sagrei isolate rAnoSag1 chromosome 4, rAnoSag1.mat, whole genome shotgun sequence encodes:
- the FOXE3 gene encoding forkhead box protein E3 — protein MTADSLHHSPSQGASPASPPKAEPLPIKAEPRGSPAERPAEEEPPPPPPPPPPPPPACPVGGASGGRRRKRPVQRGKPPYSYIALIAMAIANAPERRLTLGGIYKFITERFPFYRENPKKWQNSIRHNLTLNDCFVKIPREPGHPGKGNYWTLDPAAEDMFDNGSFLRRRKRFKRTDLTTYPGYVHSASAFTPNPGGRPGPCNGGGGGGGGGGYPGPLYSPGAGGGGGGGATYNAPLPSLPHYPGAPPAMPPRMFSIDSLISSQQQIASGLQASPTGGIAEALGHPLNGELGMMGNAEVCFQAQQVSPGLLSRQPPGMSYPYSASPTGHLQGAYSPPGAQMYGAPNRLALPQSRAPGPASVEHAEQLLGLAASQLNGLGQFGAPNNSYMRQPSFPSGLERYL, from the coding sequence ATGACGGCCGACTCCCTCCACCACTCGCCCAGCCAGGGGGCCAGCCCCGCCTCGCCCCCCAAAGCCGAGCCGCTGCCCATCAAAGCCGAGCCCCGGGGCAGCCCCGCGGAGAGGCCCGCCGAAGAGGAGCCCCCTCCTCCGcctccgccccctcctcctcctccgcctgctTGCCCCGTCGGGGGTGCCTCGGGAGGGCGGCGGAGGAAGCGCCCGGTGCAGCGGGGCAAGCCGCCCTACTCCTACATCGCCCTGATCGCCATGGCCATCGCCAACGCCCCCGAGCGGCGCCTGACGCTGGGCGGCATCTACAAGTTCATCACGGAGCGCTTCCCCTTCTACCGGGAGAACCCCAAGAAGTGGCAGAACTCCATCCGGCACAACCTGACGCTCAACGACTGCTTCGTCAAGATCCCCCGCGAGCCGGGACACCCGGGCAAGGGCAACTACTGGACCCTGGACCCGGCGGCCGAGGACATGTTCGACAACGGCTCCTTCCTCCGACGGCGGAAGCGCTTCAAGCGCACCGACCTCACCACCTACCCGGGGTATGTCCACAGCGCCAGCGCCTTCACCCCCAACCCGGGGGGCCGGCCTGGGCCTTGCAATGGGggcggagggggagggggaggagggggatacCCAGGACCCCTCTATTCCCCCggagcagggggagggggaggagggggcgcCACTTACAACGCCCCCTTGCCTTCCTTGCCTCACTACCCGGGCGCCCCGCCTGCCATGCCTCCCCGCATGTTCAGCATCGACAGCCTCATCAGCTCCCAGCAACAGATAGCAAGCGGCCTCCAAGCTTCCCCGACGGGAGGAATCGCCGAGGCTCTTGGGCACCCCTTAAACGGAGAGCTGGGCATGATGGGCAACGCTGAGGTCTGCTTTCAAGCGCAGCAAGTCAGCCCCGGCTTGTTGAGCAGGCAACCCCCGGGTATGAGCTACCCCTACTCGGCTTCCCCGACGGGGCACCTCCAAGGCGCCTACTCGCCCCCCGGAGCCCAGATGTACGGAGCCCCTAACCGGTTGGCGCTGCCCCAAAGCCGGGCGCCTGGTCCGGCCTCCGTCGAGCACGCCGAGCAACTGCTGGGCCTCGCCGCCTCCCAGCTCAACGGACTGGGCCAGTTCGGGGCTCCCAACAACTCCTACATGAGGCAGCCCAGCTTCCCCTCCGGCTTGGAAAGGTActtgtga